A part of Bacteroidota bacterium genomic DNA contains:
- a CDS encoding PepSY-associated TM helix domain-containing protein: MAFKWRKWVRVTHRDLGYLFFGMTLVYAISGIAINHLNDWNPNYKVTREMVTLDLPPAPERQDIINALGNIGRKEEYKQHIFPNEGYVKIFIRNGSIEANLETGKGILETIEKRPVFRALNYLHYNPVKWWTYFSDLYSISLILIAVTGLFILKGKTGITGRGAWLTILGIIIPLIFLFIYYR, from the coding sequence ATGGCCTTTAAGTGGAGAAAATGGGTTAGGGTCACCCATCGTGATCTGGGATATCTGTTCTTTGGAATGACACTGGTTTATGCGATTTCAGGCATAGCTATCAATCATCTCAACGATTGGAACCCAAATTACAAGGTTACGCGTGAAATGGTGACTCTCGATCTTCCTCCTGCCCCGGAAAGGCAAGATATAATCAACGCCCTCGGGAATATTGGCAGAAAGGAAGAATACAAACAACACATTTTCCCCAACGAAGGATATGTAAAGATTTTTATCAGGAACGGAAGCATCGAAGCCAACCTGGAAACAGGAAAAGGAATTTTGGAGACAATTGAAAAGCGCCCGGTTTTCCGGGCGCTTAATTATCTCCACTATAATCCGGTGAAATGGTGGACATATTTTTCTGATCTATACTCCATTAGCCTGATCTTAATTGCCGTTACCGGCTTATTCATTCTTAAGGGCAAAACGGGTATTACCGGCCGCGGTGCCTGGCTCACAATCCTCGGAATTATTATACCTCTGATCTTTTTATTTATCTATTACCGATGA
- the rnr gene encoding ribonuclease R — MGKKKKSRTGRPMGRKGELVKEILKIFSGNPLKTFNYKQVAARLDRQDLAGRDLVSTILFELYEDQIILEVKPGKYKMNPEHLAEIAPPPVTISGKVDMKQTGKAYVTPDEGGEDIFIASNNTGHALHSDIVSVRLFPKRPGRKLEGQITGILKRNKEQFVGVVNLYKNFAFLIPDSQNMPVDIFIPREMLLGAKNGQKAIAKITDWPEHSKNPFGEIIDVLGFPGDNNVEMQSILAEYDFPLSFPADVEKDADRIPVEIPEREIARRRDFRNVFTLTIDPEDAKDYDDAISLMKLENGNWEVGVHIADVSHYVGKETSIDKEAFRRGTSIYLVDRVIPMLPEKLSNNVCSLQPQTDKLCFSAVFEMNDEADIIGQWYGKTVIHSNRRFNYEEVQKIIEEGKGEYAEEIAILHSLASKLRAERFRNGSINFHTQEVKFRLDENGKPIGVYIKEQKDSNRLIEDFMLLANRKVAELIGKKKGRQKPKTFVYRIHDEPNPEKLANFVQFLGRLGYSMSTGSQKTMARSFNKLFKDIAGKGEENMIEAIAIRTMAKAEYSTENIGHYGLAFPYYTHFTSPIRRYPDLMVHRLLERYLDDGASVNQETYEKMCEHSSDMERKAIEAERASIKYKQAEFLLDKIGQEFEGLISGVSKWGIYVEIIGNKCEGMVRLQDLDDDFYYLDEENYRVIGQRHGNQYKLGDKVTIRVKKIDLQKKQMDFEMI, encoded by the coding sequence ATGGGAAAGAAGAAGAAAAGCAGAACGGGGAGGCCGATGGGCCGGAAGGGAGAACTGGTAAAGGAAATACTGAAAATCTTCAGTGGAAATCCGTTAAAAACCTTTAATTACAAGCAGGTTGCAGCGAGGCTGGACAGGCAGGATTTGGCCGGAAGAGATCTTGTAAGTACCATCCTGTTTGAATTGTATGAGGATCAGATCATCCTGGAAGTTAAACCCGGAAAATACAAGATGAATCCCGAGCATCTGGCCGAGATAGCACCGCCACCGGTTACCATTTCGGGAAAGGTTGATATGAAACAGACAGGAAAGGCCTATGTTACACCGGATGAAGGGGGAGAAGACATCTTCATTGCCTCGAATAATACCGGTCATGCCTTACACAGTGATATAGTGAGTGTCCGTTTGTTCCCAAAGAGGCCAGGAAGAAAGCTGGAAGGACAAATTACCGGCATCCTGAAACGCAACAAGGAACAGTTTGTCGGTGTTGTAAATCTTTATAAGAATTTTGCCTTCCTCATACCCGACAGTCAGAACATGCCTGTGGATATTTTCATACCCCGGGAGATGCTTCTTGGTGCCAAAAACGGACAAAAAGCCATAGCAAAAATCACCGACTGGCCGGAACATTCTAAAAACCCTTTCGGGGAAATCATTGATGTTCTTGGATTTCCTGGTGACAACAATGTTGAGATGCAGAGTATCCTGGCAGAATATGATTTTCCGCTTTCATTTCCTGCGGATGTTGAAAAAGACGCGGATCGTATTCCTGTTGAGATCCCTGAAAGGGAAATCGCCCGGCGAAGGGATTTTCGCAATGTTTTTACTCTCACGATAGATCCTGAAGATGCCAAGGATTATGATGATGCCATCTCATTAATGAAGCTGGAAAACGGTAACTGGGAGGTTGGTGTTCATATCGCAGATGTTTCGCATTATGTGGGTAAAGAGACTTCGATCGACAAAGAAGCATTCAGGCGGGGTACATCCATATATCTCGTCGACAGGGTGATCCCAATGCTTCCTGAAAAACTATCGAACAATGTTTGTTCGCTTCAGCCTCAAACGGACAAACTTTGTTTTTCGGCAGTTTTTGAGATGAACGATGAGGCAGATATCATCGGTCAATGGTACGGGAAAACCGTGATCCATTCCAATCGCAGGTTCAACTATGAGGAAGTGCAAAAGATCATTGAGGAAGGCAAGGGAGAATATGCTGAAGAGATAGCCATTCTTCATTCGTTGGCTTCAAAGCTCAGGGCTGAGCGTTTTCGTAACGGTTCCATCAATTTTCATACACAGGAAGTCAAATTCCGTCTTGATGAGAACGGTAAGCCAATAGGAGTATACATCAAGGAGCAAAAGGATTCGAATCGTTTGATTGAAGACTTCATGTTGCTGGCCAATCGTAAAGTGGCAGAACTAATTGGCAAAAAGAAAGGCAGGCAGAAACCAAAGACTTTTGTTTACAGGATCCATGATGAACCCAACCCGGAAAAGCTGGCCAATTTTGTTCAGTTTCTGGGGCGGCTTGGTTACAGTATGAGTACCGGTTCCCAGAAAACCATGGCGCGTTCGTTTAACAAGCTGTTTAAAGACATTGCCGGTAAGGGAGAAGAAAACATGATTGAAGCAATTGCGATACGTACCATGGCCAAGGCGGAATATTCGACGGAAAACATTGGCCATTACGGACTGGCATTCCCTTATTATACTCATTTCACTTCACCCATCCGGCGCTACCCCGACCTGATGGTTCACCGTCTTCTGGAAAGGTATCTTGACGATGGGGCCTCCGTTAACCAGGAGACCTATGAAAAAATGTGCGAACATTCATCCGATATGGAAAGGAAAGCGATAGAGGCCGAGCGTGCTTCGATCAAATACAAACAAGCTGAGTTCCTGCTCGACAAGATTGGTCAGGAGTTTGAAGGCTTGATCAGCGGAGTAAGCAAATGGGGTATTTACGTGGAGATCATCGGGAATAAATGCGAAGGCATGGTGAGACTGCAGGATCTTGATGATGATTTCTATTATCTCGACGAGGAAAATTACCGGGTTATCGGGCAACGGCATGGAAATCAATACAAGCTGGGTGACAAAGTAACCATCAGGGTTAAAAAAATTGATTTACAGAAGAAGCAGATGGATTTTGAGATGATCTGA
- a CDS encoding ABC transporter ATP-binding protein: MNDLVLEIRNLSIDFRDENGYSTAVKNVSFNLQAGSVLGIVGESGSGKSVTSLSIMGLIPSPPGRIVSGEILYRRENTLPTNLRKLPEKELRKYRGKDISMIFQEPMTSLNPVITCGRQVMEAILEHNDIGRREARSFVMDLFREVQLPRPESIFKSYPHQLSGGQKQRVMIAMAISCHPRILIADEPTTALDVTVQRRILDLLKSLQEKYRMSMIFISHDLGVIAEIADQVIVMKDGEKVESGEISRIFHHPEHPYTKGLLACRPRMDRNYKRLPTLADFIMSQKKEDSFDYDKRFFRDAGELVHRRNVIYAEKPFLEVKNLKTWFPARRDFFGRPRDFIRAVDGVSFGVYPSETLGLVGESGCGKTTLGRSILRLNEPTEGQVIYKGKDLITLSASELRSLRREMQIIFQDPYSSLNPRLPVGNAVSEPMKVFRICENERERKKQTMELFERVGLEAKYFDRYPHELSGGQRQRVCIARALAVNPSFIVCDESVSALDVSVQAQILNLLNDLKKDFGFTYIFISHDLSVVRFMSDRMMVMHEGKIVEEGFAQEICDKPGTEYTKRLIGAIPKG, encoded by the coding sequence TTTTGGAAATACGCAACCTATCGATAGATTTCCGTGACGAGAATGGTTATTCTACCGCGGTAAAAAATGTTTCCTTCAATCTGCAGGCAGGTTCCGTACTTGGTATCGTAGGAGAAAGCGGATCGGGTAAGTCGGTAACTTCTCTTTCCATCATGGGCCTGATCCCTTCACCGCCGGGCAGGATTGTTTCGGGAGAGATCCTTTACAGGAGGGAAAACACATTACCAACCAATCTCAGGAAACTTCCTGAGAAAGAACTTCGAAAATACCGCGGAAAGGATATTTCCATGATCTTCCAGGAACCGATGACTTCATTGAATCCGGTGATCACCTGCGGACGGCAGGTTATGGAAGCCATACTGGAGCATAATGATATTGGGCGACGCGAAGCCAGGAGCTTTGTCATGGATTTATTCCGCGAGGTTCAGTTACCGCGGCCCGAAAGTATTTTCAAATCCTATCCTCATCAACTCAGCGGAGGTCAGAAGCAAAGGGTGATGATAGCCATGGCCATTTCCTGTCATCCCCGTATCCTGATCGCAGATGAGCCGACTACCGCCCTGGATGTCACCGTGCAGCGCAGGATCCTTGATCTGCTGAAAAGCCTGCAGGAAAAATACCGGATGTCGATGATTTTTATCAGTCACGACCTTGGCGTGATCGCGGAGATAGCCGACCAGGTGATCGTGATGAAAGATGGGGAAAAGGTTGAATCGGGGGAAATCAGCAGGATATTCCATCATCCTGAACATCCCTATACCAAAGGACTTCTGGCTTGCAGGCCCAGGATGGACCGCAATTATAAACGGCTTCCCACATTGGCCGATTTCATCATGTCTCAAAAAAAAGAAGACTCTTTTGATTACGACAAAAGATTTTTCAGGGATGCCGGCGAACTTGTGCATCGCAGAAATGTTATATATGCAGAAAAGCCTTTCCTGGAAGTAAAAAATCTGAAAACATGGTTTCCTGCCAGGAGAGATTTTTTCGGCAGGCCCAGGGATTTTATCCGGGCCGTCGACGGAGTAAGTTTCGGGGTTTATCCTTCCGAAACACTTGGTTTGGTTGGTGAATCGGGCTGCGGGAAGACTACCCTGGGCAGGAGCATTTTAAGGCTGAATGAACCAACAGAAGGACAGGTCATTTACAAAGGCAAGGATCTTATTACTCTTTCGGCTTCAGAGCTCCGATCATTGCGCAGAGAGATGCAGATCATTTTTCAGGATCCGTATTCATCGCTGAACCCACGTTTACCGGTAGGAAATGCGGTATCTGAACCTATGAAGGTTTTTCGTATCTGTGAAAACGAACGTGAGAGAAAGAAACAAACCATGGAATTGTTTGAGAGGGTGGGATTGGAAGCAAAATATTTTGACAGATATCCTCATGAATTATCCGGGGGCCAACGGCAACGGGTTTGCATTGCACGAGCCCTGGCTGTTAATCCGTCTTTCATCGTTTGCGATGAATCGGTCAGTGCACTGGATGTGTCGGTTCAGGCACAAATCCTGAATCTATTGAATGATCTTAAAAAGGATTTTGGTTTTACCTATATATTTATCTCACATGATCTTTCTGTCGTCAGGTTTATGTCGGACCGCATGATGGTTATGCACGAAGGTAAGATAGTGGAAGAGGGGTTTGCTCAGGAAATTTGTGATAAGCCGGGCACAGAATATACGAAGAGGTTGATTGGGGCGATACCGAAAGGGTGA